In Hemicordylus capensis ecotype Gifberg chromosome 3, rHemCap1.1.pri, whole genome shotgun sequence, one DNA window encodes the following:
- the LOC128350907 gene encoding phospholipid scramblase 1-like isoform X1, giving the protein MEMQSNQPPGYHGVQEPYGYPQYPPGPGFPGAPGQPPPVAQSFPGTCSALPVQGQPNAPVGAMWMPAPAVPLNCPPGLEYLSQIDQILVHQQIELLEIITGIETCNKYELKNALEQRIYFAVEENDCCTLNCCGPSRPFTMKIIDNLGQPVIELIRPLRCSSCCCPCCLQEIEVHAPPGTPVGYIKQNWDLCLPKFSIQNEAQQDMLKIVGPCIPCRCCADVNFEVMSNNEKNVVGRISKQWTGFMREAFTDADNFGIQFPVDLDVKMKAVMIGACFLIDFMFFEHSK; this is encoded by the exons ATGGAAATGCAAT CAAACCAACCACCTGGGTACCATGGAGTACAGGAACCATATGGATATCCACAGTATCCCCCAGGACCAGGTTTTCCAG GTGCTCCCGGACAGCCACCTCCTGTTGCCCAGAGTTTTCCAGGAACTTGTAGTGCTCTTCCAGTTCAAGGTCAGCCTAATGCACCAGTTGGTGCGATGTGGATGCCAGCACCAGCTGTCCCTCTCAACTGCCCTCCTGGACTGGAATATTTAAGCCAG ATTGATCAGATATTAGTTCATCAGCAGATTGAGCTTCTGGAAA TAATAACTGGCATTGAAACCTGCAACAAATATGAACTAAAAAATGCTTTGGAGCAAAGGATCTACTTTGCTGTTGAGGAGAATGATTGCTGCACACTGAACTGTTGTGGGCCATCACGGCcttttacaatgaaaatcattgaCAACTTGGGTCAACCAGTCATAGAGCTCATAAGACCTCTCAGATGCTCCAGTTGCTGCTGCCCTTGCTGCTTGCAAGAG ATTGAAGTTCACGCGCCCCCAGGTACTCCTGTTGGATATATTAAACAGAACTGGGACCTCTGCCTTCCTAAATTTTCTATCCAAAATGAAGCCCAGCAGGACATGCTTAAAATTGTTGGACCCTGTATACCATGCAGGTGTTGTGCGGATGTTAACTTTGAG GTGATGTCAAACAATGAAAAAAATGTGGTTGGAAGGATTTCAAAGCAGTGGACTGGCTTTATGAGGGAAGCCTTTACAGATGCTGACAACTTTGGGATCCAGTTCCCAGTGGACCTCGATGTCAAAATGAAAGCTGTCATGATTGGCGCTTGCTTCCTCATA GATTTCATGTTTTTTGAACACTCAAAGTAA
- the LOC128350907 gene encoding phospholipid scramblase 1-like isoform X2 translates to MEMQSNQPPGYHGVQEPYGYPQYPPGPGFPGAPGQPPPVAQSFPGTCSALPVQGQPNAPVGAMWMPAPAVPLNCPPGLEYLSQIDQILVHQQIELLEIITGIETCNKYELKNALEQRIYFAVEENDCCTLNCCGPSRPFTMKIIDNLGQPVIELIRPLRCSSCCCPCCLQEIEVHAPPGTPVGYIKQNWDLCLPKFSIQNEAQQDMLKIVGPCIPCRCCADVNFEDFMFFEHSK, encoded by the exons ATGGAAATGCAAT CAAACCAACCACCTGGGTACCATGGAGTACAGGAACCATATGGATATCCACAGTATCCCCCAGGACCAGGTTTTCCAG GTGCTCCCGGACAGCCACCTCCTGTTGCCCAGAGTTTTCCAGGAACTTGTAGTGCTCTTCCAGTTCAAGGTCAGCCTAATGCACCAGTTGGTGCGATGTGGATGCCAGCACCAGCTGTCCCTCTCAACTGCCCTCCTGGACTGGAATATTTAAGCCAG ATTGATCAGATATTAGTTCATCAGCAGATTGAGCTTCTGGAAA TAATAACTGGCATTGAAACCTGCAACAAATATGAACTAAAAAATGCTTTGGAGCAAAGGATCTACTTTGCTGTTGAGGAGAATGATTGCTGCACACTGAACTGTTGTGGGCCATCACGGCcttttacaatgaaaatcattgaCAACTTGGGTCAACCAGTCATAGAGCTCATAAGACCTCTCAGATGCTCCAGTTGCTGCTGCCCTTGCTGCTTGCAAGAG ATTGAAGTTCACGCGCCCCCAGGTACTCCTGTTGGATATATTAAACAGAACTGGGACCTCTGCCTTCCTAAATTTTCTATCCAAAATGAAGCCCAGCAGGACATGCTTAAAATTGTTGGACCCTGTATACCATGCAGGTGTTGTGCGGATGTTAACTTTGAG GATTTCATGTTTTTTGAACACTCAAAGTAA